The genome window GGCGTCCTCGGCCGGGAGGAGTCGCTCCTGGACGAGGACCTTCAAGGCCGCCATGCTGGACGTCGTCCGGAGCGCGGGATACTCGGCCGCATGCTGCAGCTGCAAGGTCTGGATCAGCCACTCGACGTCCGTGAGGCCGCCACGGCCCAACTTCAGGTGCCGGGCCGGGTCTGCCCCTCGGGGCAGCCGTTCGGCCTCCACGCGGGCCTTGATCCGGCGGATCTCGCGGATGGCCGCCGGTCCGGGGTCCCCGGCGTAGCGCACGGAGTCCGACCAGGTGGTGAACTCCTCGGCCAGCTCGGCGCTGCCGGCCACCGGCCGGGCCTTCAGCAGGGCCTGCACCTCCCAGATCTCGGCCCAGCGGCGGTAGTACTCGCGGAAGGAGTCCAGGGACCGGGCCAACGGTCCCTTCTTGCCCTCCGGCCGCAGGTCCGCATCCATGACCAGCGGTCGCTCGCCCAGCACCGGCGGCTTGCACGGCCGGGTCAGGAGGGACATGACGAGCTTGGACAGCTCCACGGCCTGGCGTTGGGCGGCTTCCGGGTCGGCACCGTCATGGGGACGGTGGACGAACATGACGTCCAGGTCGGAGCCGTAGGCGATCTCCCGGCCTCCCTGGCGTCCCATGGCCACCACCAGCAGGTCCGTGAGTTCGACGTTCCGGACCGTGGCCGGGCCATTCGCCGTGTTGGTCCTGTTCGCGGTGGACGTGCCCGTGCTGCTCGACCCGTTCGATCCGTTCGAGACCGTCCCGGTGTCCGTCGAACCGCCCGGGCTCCCCGTCCGGTGGTCGGGGTGGCCGAAGAGGGTGTTCTCCGCAACGTGCAGCGCACCCAGCACGGCCGCGCGGTCGGCGTCGGAGAGCGCACGGCCCACGGTGTCCCGGTCCAGCAGCCCGGAGGCATCGGCGATAGCAGTCCGCAGGATCTCCCGCTGTCGGATGAGCCTGATCTGGCGGATCGCCTCCTCCGGATCAGGGTGCCGGGACATCTTGGCCTGGATCTCCTGCCACTGCGTCTCGAACGGCATGGGGACCAGCTCGCGGTCCCGCCCCAGCCAGGCGGCGGCCTCTGGCCGATGCTCCAGCATGTCCGAGATGTAGGAGGATAGCGAGAGGATCTGGCACAGCCGCTCGGCGGCCGCCGATGAGTCCCGCAGCATGCCCAGGAACCATGGTGAGGAGCCCAGCGATTCCGAGAGCCGGCGGAATCCCAGCAGGCCGCCGTCGGGATTGGGACCGTTGGCCAACCAACCGAGCATCACCGGCAGCAGTTGGCGCTGCAGCGCCGCGCGGCGGGACACCCCGGTGGTGAGGGCCTCGATGTGCTTCACCGCGCCGGCCGGATCCTGGTAGCCCAGGGCGGCGAGGCGCTGGCGCACCGCCTCCGGGGTCAGTTTGGCCTCATCGGCGGACAGCGCCGCCGTGGTGGACAGCAGCGGCCGGTAGAAGATCTTCTCGTGCAGGGAGCGCACGCCCTTGCGGGTCCGCTTCCAGAGTGAGGTCAGGGCCGCGGCATCCGAGGGGCCGGGTTCACCGGGGCCCTTGGCCGCCCGGGCCAGGACCCACAGGGCGTGCGGCTTGTCCGGCATGAGGTGCGTCCGGCGCAGGTGGACCAGCTGGATCCGGTGCTCGAGCAGCCTCAGGTACCGGTAGGCGCCGGCAAAGGACTCGGCGTCCGAGCGTCCGATGTACGAGCTGTTCTCCAGGGCGTCAATGGCGTCCAGGGTGTTCCGGACCCGGACGGACTCCTCGGTCTTGCCGTGGACGAGCTGGAGCAACTGGACCGTGAACTCCACGTCCCGCAGGCCGCCGGCCCCCAGCTTGATCTCCCGGTCCCGGTTCTGATGGGCGATGTTGTCCAGGACTCGGCGCCGCATCTGCTGGACGGATGAGACGAAGCCGTCCCGCTCCGAGCTGGTCCAGACCAACGGCCAGATCGCGTCGATGTACTCACGGCCCAGGTCTGGGTCGCCGGCGATGGGCCGGGCCTTGAGCAGGGCCTGGAACTCCCAGGTGTGGGCCCAGCGGCGGTAGTACTCCCCATGGGACTCCACCGTGCGGGACAGTACCCCGTCCTTGCCCTCGGGGCGCAGGTTCGCGTCGATCTCCCACAGGCCCTGTTCAGGGGCCCCCGCCGTGGTGTACTTCGAGATCCCGGAGACCAGGGCCGTGGCGATGACAGCCGCGTGATGGTCGTCCTCCAGGCCTGAGGCGTGGACGAAGATGACGTCTACGTCCGAGATGTAGTTCAGTTCCCGGGCGCCGCATTTGCCCATCCCGATGACGGCCACATCCACCCGGTCTGCGTCCTGGCCGAATTGCTCGACGGCGTCCGCCCGGGAGGCGGCGAGGCCCGCCTCGATCGCGGCGCCGGCCAGGTCTGCCAGCCACGCGGAGACCGCCGGCTCCGACTCCCGCGGATTCCGCCCCGTCAGATCCTGGATGGCCAGGGCCGTGAGCTGCCGGCGATAGGCGATCCGCAGAGCCGCGGCTGCCTCCTTGCCGCGGAGCGTGGCCACCGGGCGGGCCGCGGCGGCATCCGCCCCGACAGCCTCCAGGAGCAGAGTCCGCAAGGGGGCCGTGTCCGCCGCGAGGCCGTCCGGTCCCAGGGCGGGAGCGGTGCGGGCTGCGCCGGCCGGGTCCACGAGCAGGTCGATGTGATCCGGCCGGCGGATGAGGAACTCCCCCAGTGCCTCGGAGGCGCCCAGCAGTCGTGCCACCGCCCGGGAACGCACCGGGTCCTCCAGCACCCCTACCAGGGTCGGGGCCCGCTCCAGCAGCCGGACGAACAGGATCAGGGCCTGGTCCGGGTCCGGGGCGTTCGCGAGGACGCTCACGATCTCCTGCTGGTCCAGGGATCCCAGTTCCGGGGAGGCCAACAGCTCGCGGGCGCGGGCCCAGTCGGAGAAGCCGGCACTGACCAAGGACTTCCGTCCGGGCCCGCTATTCTCCGATGCCGGGGTGATCATGCCGGATCAGAGGATGCCGAGATTGCGCTGCAGTTCGAACGGCGTGACCTCGACCCGGTACTCGTCCCACTCCTGGCGCTTGTTCCGCAGGAAGTTCTCGAAGACCGTCTCCCCCAGCACCTCGGCCACGAACTCGGAGTCCTCCATGATCCGCAGGGCGTCATGCAGGGTACCGGGCAGCGAGTCGTGGCCCAGAGCCCGGCGTTCCGTGGAGGTGAGCGCGCTGATGTCCTCGGCGGCGGCCTCCGGCAGCTCGTACTCCTCCTCGATTCCCTTCAGGCCGGCGGCCAGGAGGACCGCGTAGGTCAGGTACGGGTTCGCGGAGGCATCGATCCCTCGGTACTCGACGCGAGCCGAACCGGCCTTGTCCGGCTTGTACAGGGGGACACGGACCAGGGCGGAACGGTTGTTGTGGCCCCAGGACACGTAGGACGGAGCCTCACCGCCGCCCCAGAGACGCTTGTACGAGTTCACGAACTGGTTGGTGATGGCCGTGATCTCCATGCTGTGGTGCAGCAGCCCGGCGATGAACCGGCGCCCCGTGGTGGAGAGGTGGAACTCGGCACTGGGCTCGAAGAATGCGTTCGAGTCGCCCTCGAACAGGGAGAAATGGGTGTGCATCCCGGAACCGGCATGCTGGCCGAACGGTTTCGGCATGAAGGTCGCGTAGTTGCCCTGGAGCTGGGCGACCTCCTTGATCACGGTGCGGAACGTCATGATGTTGTCGGCCGTCTGCAGGGCATCCGCGTAGCGCAGGTCGATCTCGTTCTGCCCGGGACCGGACTCGTGGTGGCTGAACTCCACCGAGATGCCGATCGCCTCGAGCATGTTGACCGCGTGGCGGCGGAAGTCCGTGGCGACGCCGCCGGGCTCGTGGTCGAAGTACCCGGCCTGGTCCACCGGGACGGGCTGGCCGTCCGGGCCGGGGTCCTTGGACTGGAGGAGGTAGAACTCGATCTCGGGGTGCGTGTAGAACGTGAAGCCCATGTCCGCGGCGCGGGACAGCTGACGGCGCAGCACCTGGCGGGGATCGGCGGCGGAGGGCTCTCCGTCCGGGGTGAGCACGTCACAGAACATTCGCGAGGTGGGCTCGTCCTCGCCGCGCCACGGCAGGATCTGGAAGGTCGAGGGGTCCGGCTGCAGCAGCATGTCCGACTCGAAGATCCGGGTGTACCCGTCGATCGAGGACCCGTCGAAGCCCAGCCCCTCGGCGAAGGCCCCCTCGACCTCGGCCGGTGCCAATGCGACCGACTTCAGCGTGCCGGTCACGTCGGTGAACCACAGTCGCACGAAACGCACGTCCCGGTCCTCTATGGTCCTGAGGACAAACTCCTGTTGGCGATCCATGTCTCTGGCGGCCTCCTGTCGGATCGTGCGAATGCTCCCACTGTAGTGTGCCCGGCCCGGTCAGCGCCGGATGACGGGCCGCTAGACTGCGGCCATGGCTGAGAAAGAAACCGCGCCCTACGCCGCACCGACTCCTGCCCGTTACCGCACCGTGCACCTCCAGAGGGCCAAGGATGACGGCCGGCGCTTCGCGATGCTCACGGCCTACGACTTCCAGATGGCCCAGGTCTTCGACGACGCGGGCATCGAGACGATCCTCGTGGGTGACTCGGCGGCCAACACCATGATGGGCCATGCCACCACCCTGCCGATCACGCTCGACGAGATGATCGTCTACGCCGGATCCGTGGTCCGCGGGACCCGTCACGCCATGGTGCTGTGCGATCTGCCCTTCGGCTCCTATGAGCTGTCCCCCCAGCAGGCGACCGAGAGTGCCATCCGGCTCGTCAAGGAGGCCGGCGTCCACGCCGTGAAGATGGAGGGTGGAGTCCGCTACGCCGAGCACGTGCGCATGATGACGGACGCCGGAGTCCCCGTCATGGCCCACATCGGCTTCACCCCCCAATCCGAGAACGTCCTGGGCGGATACCGGGTCCAGGGCCGCACCGAGGGCGCCGCCGAGTCGATGGTGCGCGAGGCGACCGTGCTGCAGGATGCCGGTGCCTTCGCCGTGCTGATGGAGATGGTCCCCTCGGACATAGCCCGCCAGGTGGACGAGGCGCTGCGCGTGCCCACCGTCGGCATCGGGGCCGGGCCCGCCACCACCGGCCAGGTCCTGGTGTGGCAGGACATGCTCGGCCTGCGGACCGACAGGATGCCGCGCTTCGTGAAGCAGTACGCAGACCTGCACTCGGTGGTCTCAGCGGCGGTCACCGACTACCGCCGGGACGTGCTCGAGGGCACGTTCCCGGCAGCCGAGCACGGCTTCGAGTCCTGACCGGGCCGGCCTACCCTTCCTCCTCCTCCGCGTCATCCCAGCGCTCGTTGTTCGCCTGCACCTGCGCGATGGCGCCCTCGGCCTCGGTGCGGGACTGGTAGGGCCCCAGCAGCTTCGACCAGTCTGACTGCGGGCCTTCCTCGACCTGCTTCGTGATGACGTTGTACCAGTATTCGCTCATGGGCTCACCCTATCGGCGCTCCAGCCGGCCCGCCCGGTGCCTTCGGCGGCGATAGGATCGAGTCATGTCCCACAGCCCTCAGACGAACACCCGTCCCGCCTCGACCGCCCCGGCTCCCTCGGGGCCCTCGACCAGCCACAACGGTCCGGCCCCGGAGGGCCCGATGCGGGGCGAACCGGGCTCCAAGGCGCCGGTGGGCACCCTGACGCCGGGCGTCGTCGCTCCCGCCCTTCCCGTTCCGGCGCACATCGAGCGGCCGGAATACGTGGGACGGACCACGGCGGACGAGGGCAACGGCTCTGACGTCTACGATGCCGAGGGGATCGCGAAGATCCGCGCGGCCGGCCGGATCGCCGCCCAGGCCATGGAGGAGGCAGCCCGGCACATCGCCCCCGGCGTCACTACGGGTGAGCTGGACCGGATCGCGCACGAGTTCATCTGCGATCACGGCGCCTACCCGTCCTGCCTCGGCTACAAGGGCTTCCCGAAGGCCATCTGCACCTCGCTGAACGAGGTGATCTGCCACGGCATCCCGGATGACACCGTGCTGGAGGACGGGGACATCGTCAACCTCGACATCACCGCCTACCTGGACGGGCACCACGGGGACCACAACATGACCTACCTGGTCGGCACCGTGGATGAGGAGTCCCGGCTGCTGGTGGAGCGCACCCACGAGGCCATGATGCGCGGCATCAAGGCCGTCCGCCCCGGTCGCGAGATCAACGTCATCGGCCGGGCCATCGAGTCCTATGCCAAACGCTTCGGCTATGGGGTGGTCCGGGACTTCATCGGCCACGGCGTGGGCCGTGAATTCCACTCCGGGCTCGTCATCCCCCATTTCGATGCCGCCCCCGCGCACAGCACCGTGATGGTCCCCGGCATGGTCTTCACCATCGAGCCGATGATCACCCTCGGCACCATCCGCTGGGACATGTGGGACGACGACTGGACCGTGGTCACCCGGGACCGTCAGCGCACCGCACAGTTCGAGCACACCCTCGTGGTCACGGACGACGGCGCGGACATCCTGACGCTTCCCTGACCGGCCCACCTCTCGATCCCTGAACCCACCTGGAGCGCAGCATGGCGAAGAAGTCCACCGGCCCCTCCCACGGCCTGCACACCGCCCTCGGCATCGACATCGGCGGCACCGGCATGAAGGGCGGCATCGTCCAGCTGGGCGAGGGCAAGAAGTCGGGCCGCCTGCTCGGGGACCGCTTCCGGATCCCGACGCCGCAGCCGGCCAGCCCGGAGGCCGTGGCCGACGTCCTGGCCCAGATCACCACCGAACTGGACGCCCGGGACCGCGCGCCGGCACCGGCGTCCCCCGTGGGAGTGGACTTCCCGGCGGTCATCCAGGACGGGATCTGCCGCACGGCCACGAACATCGACCCCTCCTGGATCGGCACCGATGTGGACGGCCTGTTCTCCGAGCGCCTGAAGCGGCCCGTGAGAACCCTGAACGACGCCGACGCGGCCGGGCTCGCGGAGGTCCGGTTCGGCGCGGGCCGGGGCGTGCAGGGCACGGTGCTCGTCATCACGCTCGGCACCGGCATCGGGTCGGGCCTGTTCCGCGACGGGCAGCTCGTGCCCAACCTCGAGCTGGGCACGATCGAGCTGGACGGCATCATGGCCGAGACCCGGGCCTCCGCCGCCGCACGCGAACGCGATGGGATCGACTGGCCGGAGTACGCCGAACGGCTCCAGCGCTACTTCTCCTATGTGGAGGGCATCTTCTACCCGGACCTCATCATCGTGGGCGGCGGCATCTCCAAGCGCCCTGACGACTACCTGCCCCACCTGACCCTGCGCACGCCGATCGTCCCCGCGACGCTCAGGAACAATGCCGGCATCGTGGGAACCGCGCTGTGGGCGCTCGAGAACCTGCCGACGGTATCTGCCTGAAGTGGCCGATGGCGGCTCCGGCTTCCCCTCCGGAGCCGCCATCGGCAGTCTCATCGCCCCGTGGGGCCTTCCGCGTCAGCGGGTGAACAACCGCGGCTGCAGAGCCGGGGTGGCGGTGTCCGATGCCGTACCGGCGGACCGCAGGTCCTCGATGGCGCCGGCGAAGTCGTCCAGCGAGTCGAAGGCCTGGTACACGGAGGCGAACCGGAGGTAGGCCACCTGGTCCAGGCGGCGCAATGGTTCCAGGATGGCGAGCCCCACCTCGTGGGCGTCCACCTCGGCATTGCCCGTGGCCCGGATGGTCTCCTCGACCTCCTGCGCCAGCATGGCGAGGTCATCGCTGGTGACCGGACGGCCCTGGCAGGCCTTGCGGACACCGTTGATGATCTTGGAGCGATCGAAGGGTTCGGCCACCCCGGACCGCTTGACCACCGTCAGTGCCGTGGTCTCCATGGTCGTGAAACGCTTCCCACAGGACTGGCACTGGCGGCGCCGGCGGATGGCCGAGCCATCATCCAGCGAGCGGGAGTCCACCACACGGGAGTCCTCATGACGGCAGAAGGGACAGTGCATGACTTCCCCTTCCTCCGCTGGTGGACCACTCCATCATAGTCGGATGACCCATTGAATAACAACCGTGTCATTACCAGATGTAGTGGTGTTCTTCGATGAGCGACACCACGGATGGGGCCGACTCTGCCTTCCCTATTCGAGGCAGGCCGGACCCAGCAGCACCTTGAGATCCCCGAAGAGGGCCGGATTCGGGCTGACCCGGAAGTCGGCGCCGAGCTGCATGACCTCCATGGTCCGCGCCCCCGTCAGCTTGAGCCGGACCTCGGTGGTCCCCGGATGGGTCTTGAGCACGTCCCCCAGGGCGGCGACCACGGTCTCGTTCGCCTTGAAACCGGGCATGGTCAGCGAGACCGGGCCGGAGTGGCCGTCCGAGAGGTCCGGGATGGTCAGCTCCTGGGCGCTCAGGGAGATCGACCCGTCATCACGCCGCTGCACGCGGCCCTTGACGGCCACCACGAGGTCCTGGGCCAGCATCGTGGCGATCGGCGCGTAGGCCTTGCCGAAGAACATGACGTCCATCGAGGCGCCCAGGTCCTCGATCTCCGTGCGCGCATAGGCGTTGCCCGAGCTCTTGGCGATGCGCCGCTCGAGGCTCGTGATGAGCCCGGCGATGGTGACCATCGCGCCGTCGGACGGGCCGTCGTCGGACAGGATGTGGGTGATGGAGATGTCCGCATGCTGGGCGAGCACGCCGTCCAGTCCC of Citricoccus sp. K5 contains these proteins:
- a CDS encoding bifunctional [glutamine synthetase] adenylyltransferase/[glutamine synthetase]-adenylyl-L-tyrosine phosphorylase: MITPASENSGPGRKSLVSAGFSDWARARELLASPELGSLDQQEIVSVLANAPDPDQALILFVRLLERAPTLVGVLEDPVRSRAVARLLGASEALGEFLIRRPDHIDLLVDPAGAARTAPALGPDGLAADTAPLRTLLLEAVGADAAAARPVATLRGKEAAAALRIAYRRQLTALAIQDLTGRNPRESEPAVSAWLADLAGAAIEAGLAASRADAVEQFGQDADRVDVAVIGMGKCGARELNYISDVDVIFVHASGLEDDHHAAVIATALVSGISKYTTAGAPEQGLWEIDANLRPEGKDGVLSRTVESHGEYYRRWAHTWEFQALLKARPIAGDPDLGREYIDAIWPLVWTSSERDGFVSSVQQMRRRVLDNIAHQNRDREIKLGAGGLRDVEFTVQLLQLVHGKTEESVRVRNTLDAIDALENSSYIGRSDAESFAGAYRYLRLLEHRIQLVHLRRTHLMPDKPHALWVLARAAKGPGEPGPSDAAALTSLWKRTRKGVRSLHEKIFYRPLLSTTAALSADEAKLTPEAVRQRLAALGYQDPAGAVKHIEALTTGVSRRAALQRQLLPVMLGWLANGPNPDGGLLGFRRLSESLGSSPWFLGMLRDSSAAAERLCQILSLSSYISDMLEHRPEAAAWLGRDRELVPMPFETQWQEIQAKMSRHPDPEEAIRQIRLIRQREILRTAIADASGLLDRDTVGRALSDADRAAVLGALHVAENTLFGHPDHRTGSPGGSTDTGTVSNGSNGSSSTGTSTANRTNTANGPATVRNVELTDLLVVAMGRQGGREIAYGSDLDVMFVHRPHDGADPEAAQRQAVELSKLVMSLLTRPCKPPVLGERPLVMDADLRPEGKKGPLARSLDSFREYYRRWAEIWEVQALLKARPVAGSAELAEEFTTWSDSVRYAGDPGPAAIREIRRIKARVEAERLPRGADPARHLKLGRGGLTDVEWLIQTLQLQHAAEYPALRTTSSMAALKVLVQERLLPAEDAEVLDRAWHLATRIRAGNIVWSGKPSDMLPAKRQDLEAVARWCGYELGQAAQLEEDYLRSTRHARQVFEKHFYGI
- the glnA gene encoding type I glutamate--ammonia ligase, coding for MDRQQEFVLRTIEDRDVRFVRLWFTDVTGTLKSVALAPAEVEGAFAEGLGFDGSSIDGYTRIFESDMLLQPDPSTFQILPWRGEDEPTSRMFCDVLTPDGEPSAADPRQVLRRQLSRAADMGFTFYTHPEIEFYLLQSKDPGPDGQPVPVDQAGYFDHEPGGVATDFRRHAVNMLEAIGISVEFSHHESGPGQNEIDLRYADALQTADNIMTFRTVIKEVAQLQGNYATFMPKPFGQHAGSGMHTHFSLFEGDSNAFFEPSAEFHLSTTGRRFIAGLLHHSMEITAITNQFVNSYKRLWGGGEAPSYVSWGHNNRSALVRVPLYKPDKAGSARVEYRGIDASANPYLTYAVLLAAGLKGIEEEYELPEAAAEDISALTSTERRALGHDSLPGTLHDALRIMEDSEFVAEVLGETVFENFLRNKRQEWDEYRVEVTPFELQRNLGIL
- the panB gene encoding 3-methyl-2-oxobutanoate hydroxymethyltransferase; the protein is MAEKETAPYAAPTPARYRTVHLQRAKDDGRRFAMLTAYDFQMAQVFDDAGIETILVGDSAANTMMGHATTLPITLDEMIVYAGSVVRGTRHAMVLCDLPFGSYELSPQQATESAIRLVKEAGVHAVKMEGGVRYAEHVRMMTDAGVPVMAHIGFTPQSENVLGGYRVQGRTEGAAESMVREATVLQDAGAFAVLMEMVPSDIARQVDEALRVPTVGIGAGPATTGQVLVWQDMLGLRTDRMPRFVKQYADLHSVVSAAVTDYRRDVLEGTFPAAEHGFES
- a CDS encoding SPOR domain-containing protein translates to MSEYWYNVITKQVEEGPQSDWSKLLGPYQSRTEAEGAIAQVQANNERWDDAEEEEG
- the map gene encoding type I methionyl aminopeptidase; protein product: MRGEPGSKAPVGTLTPGVVAPALPVPAHIERPEYVGRTTADEGNGSDVYDAEGIAKIRAAGRIAAQAMEEAARHIAPGVTTGELDRIAHEFICDHGAYPSCLGYKGFPKAICTSLNEVICHGIPDDTVLEDGDIVNLDITAYLDGHHGDHNMTYLVGTVDEESRLLVERTHEAMMRGIKAVRPGREINVIGRAIESYAKRFGYGVVRDFIGHGVGREFHSGLVIPHFDAAPAHSTVMVPGMVFTIEPMITLGTIRWDMWDDDWTVVTRDRQRTAQFEHTLVVTDDGADILTLP
- the ppgK gene encoding polyphosphate--glucose phosphotransferase, with translation MAKKSTGPSHGLHTALGIDIGGTGMKGGIVQLGEGKKSGRLLGDRFRIPTPQPASPEAVADVLAQITTELDARDRAPAPASPVGVDFPAVIQDGICRTATNIDPSWIGTDVDGLFSERLKRPVRTLNDADAAGLAEVRFGAGRGVQGTVLVITLGTGIGSGLFRDGQLVPNLELGTIELDGIMAETRASAAARERDGIDWPEYAERLQRYFSYVEGIFYPDLIIVGGGISKRPDDYLPHLTLRTPIVPATLRNNAGIVGTALWALENLPTVSA
- the nrdR gene encoding transcriptional regulator NrdR gives rise to the protein MHCPFCRHEDSRVVDSRSLDDGSAIRRRRQCQSCGKRFTTMETTALTVVKRSGVAEPFDRSKIINGVRKACQGRPVTSDDLAMLAQEVEETIRATGNAEVDAHEVGLAILEPLRRLDQVAYLRFASVYQAFDSLDDFAGAIEDLRSAGTASDTATPALQPRLFTR